One genomic region from Arthrobacter pigmenti encodes:
- a CDS encoding ABC transporter substrate-binding protein, which translates to MRKSRSTTLGVGLLVGALFLSACGGDAGAPGEDASPAGNASGEIRFSSALAGMDKVAEAFNESQDSITVTFEEAANTANGGNALLTTAIEAGNAPDVAMVEYASLPQFVTSGNVIPLDEVLPAEMVDGIEPSIKDLVTLGDQTWAAPYDTPPMVAWYRADMLEAAGVEVPTSWEEFEAAGLAVQEKFPGVALASFNPNEAPMLAGQAWANGAQWFAAEEDTWKVGVTDAASLEVADRYQGLIDQGILKVVNAFSDEWTADITNSKVAGLFGGSWSATGIRARAEGQEGNWVAAQLPSEGGSLLGGSSFVIPKSSKNAAAAAKFIEYAATNPAAVGARGDTGSAYFADPDLTAAAKEAYDATFFGNDIYEVFDAAAATINSGWQWGPNYEITNTALKDAFSKVAPDGPSVADAFETAQAATVEGLEQSGLSVTE; encoded by the coding sequence ATGCGCAAGTCCCGTTCAACAACCCTCGGCGTCGGCCTTCTCGTCGGCGCCCTTTTCCTCTCTGCATGTGGCGGCGATGCCGGCGCCCCTGGGGAAGACGCATCACCTGCAGGCAATGCGAGCGGAGAAATCCGATTCTCGTCCGCACTCGCCGGCATGGACAAGGTGGCAGAAGCGTTCAATGAAAGCCAGGACAGCATCACCGTCACTTTCGAAGAGGCAGCCAACACGGCCAACGGCGGCAACGCGCTGCTGACAACCGCCATCGAGGCCGGCAACGCCCCCGACGTCGCAATGGTCGAGTACGCATCCCTGCCCCAGTTCGTAACGTCCGGCAACGTCATTCCGCTGGATGAGGTGCTGCCCGCCGAAATGGTTGACGGAATTGAGCCTTCGATCAAGGACCTGGTCACCCTCGGTGACCAGACCTGGGCTGCACCGTATGACACCCCGCCCATGGTTGCTTGGTATCGGGCAGACATGCTGGAGGCAGCCGGCGTGGAGGTGCCCACCAGTTGGGAGGAATTCGAAGCAGCCGGGCTCGCTGTGCAGGAGAAGTTCCCCGGAGTGGCGCTGGCTTCCTTCAACCCCAACGAAGCACCCATGCTCGCGGGCCAGGCCTGGGCCAACGGAGCGCAGTGGTTCGCCGCTGAGGAGGACACCTGGAAGGTCGGCGTTACTGACGCCGCCTCCCTCGAGGTCGCTGACCGCTACCAGGGCCTGATCGACCAGGGAATCCTGAAGGTCGTCAACGCATTCAGCGACGAATGGACCGCCGACATCACAAACTCGAAGGTCGCAGGTTTGTTCGGCGGAAGCTGGAGTGCAACCGGTATCCGTGCACGCGCTGAGGGCCAGGAAGGCAACTGGGTTGCTGCACAGCTGCCAAGCGAAGGCGGGTCCCTCCTCGGTGGATCGAGCTTCGTGATTCCGAAGTCCTCCAAGAACGCTGCTGCCGCCGCCAAGTTCATTGAGTATGCGGCCACGAATCCGGCGGCTGTAGGAGCCCGGGGCGACACCGGCTCTGCCTACTTCGCCGACCCGGACCTGACCGCGGCAGCCAAGGAAGCCTATGACGCGACCTTCTTTGGCAACGACATCTATGAAGTGTTCGACGCCGCAGCAGCAACGATCAACTCCGGCTGGCAGTGGGGACCGAACTACGAGATCACCAACACCGCCCTGAAGGATGCCTTCAGCAAGGTTGCGCCGGACGGCCCGTCAGTGGCTGACGCTTTCGAAACCGCCCAAGCGGCAACCGTGGAAGGTCTCGAGCAGTCCGGCCTTTCCGTCACCGAATAG
- a CDS encoding carbohydrate ABC transporter permease — MSSPDTAVVVSAAKAKPLTRKPRKNVDKGGGGRTASIFLIPFFALFILTMIAPVIYSLGLSFFSERSSGLGFGGAETLFVGLENYQHVLGSETFVSGFVRLGLYCLMYIPLMLGGAIFLALLLDSVVARAKKTFQVLLFLPHAVPGAIAALIWTYLYSPGVSPIVSTLANGGITIDFFSAELVLRAMVNIGVWEWTGYNVIILFTALQAVPRDVLEAAVVDGASQLRTAISIKLPLIAPALGVIMLFTTIATLQLFTEPQILTKATPAVTGTFVPNMWAYDAAFNRQDLNLAAAASIIIALLAAVLSFVVTRFSSRSSKG; from the coding sequence ATGTCCAGTCCGGATACTGCGGTCGTGGTGAGCGCAGCGAAAGCGAAGCCGCTGACGCGGAAGCCGCGCAAGAACGTCGATAAGGGAGGCGGAGGCCGCACAGCTTCCATATTCCTCATACCCTTCTTCGCCCTGTTCATCCTTACGATGATCGCTCCGGTGATCTACTCGCTGGGGCTCAGCTTCTTCTCCGAAAGAAGTAGCGGCTTGGGATTCGGCGGCGCGGAAACACTGTTCGTCGGCCTCGAGAACTACCAGCATGTGCTCGGTTCGGAAACCTTTGTCAGCGGCTTCGTCCGTCTGGGCCTGTACTGCCTGATGTACATCCCATTGATGCTGGGCGGAGCCATTTTCCTGGCACTCCTGCTGGACTCGGTGGTGGCACGGGCAAAGAAAACCTTCCAGGTACTCCTGTTCCTGCCGCACGCCGTCCCCGGAGCAATCGCCGCACTGATCTGGACCTACCTCTACAGCCCGGGCGTCAGTCCTATTGTCTCGACTCTCGCCAACGGTGGTATCACCATCGACTTCTTCTCCGCCGAGCTGGTGTTGCGGGCCATGGTGAACATTGGAGTCTGGGAGTGGACGGGTTATAACGTCATCATTCTCTTCACCGCCCTGCAGGCTGTTCCGCGCGACGTACTGGAGGCCGCCGTCGTCGACGGTGCTTCCCAACTGCGCACTGCGATCAGCATCAAATTGCCGCTGATTGCCCCCGCGCTCGGTGTGATCATGTTGTTCACCACGATCGCGACCCTGCAACTCTTCACCGAGCCGCAGATTCTCACCAAAGCCACGCCGGCGGTGACCGGCACCTTCGTTCCAAATATGTGGGCGTACGACGCCGCATTCAACAGGCAGGACCTGAACCTCGCCGCTGCAGCCTCCATCATCATCGCCCTGCTGGCCGCTGTACTTTCATTCGTCGTCACTCGATTCAGTTCCAGGAGCAGCAAGGGATGA
- a CDS encoding carbohydrate ABC transporter permease yields the protein MSTLTRPPQTSATRKSRPEPERVETTTRQPMGSKVTVNTLLILGSAYMILPITWLLFASTKSVDELYGLNALSFGGALIDNVVAVSTQDNGLFYRWILNSFLYAGVGAVFGGLISVMAGYAFDKFRFRFKNQLFAFVLVGVLIPNTATVLPLYLLASTVNATNTIWAMILPALCNPFSVYLARVFSASYIPDETLEAARVDGAGSIRSFISISLPMIMPGFITIALFQFVNVWNNYMLPLVMLSSQELFPVSLGMATWQGYTTLLPDYVPMVITGSLLSIIPLIAAFIMLQRFWKAGLSAGSIK from the coding sequence ATGAGCACGCTAACCAGACCTCCGCAGACTTCAGCCACTCGCAAGAGCCGTCCTGAGCCGGAGCGTGTTGAAACCACCACCCGGCAGCCCATGGGCAGCAAGGTCACCGTCAACACCCTGCTGATCCTTGGGTCCGCCTACATGATCCTGCCCATTACCTGGCTGCTGTTCGCGTCCACCAAGAGCGTGGACGAACTGTACGGTCTGAACGCGCTCAGCTTCGGCGGCGCACTCATCGACAACGTGGTTGCCGTGTCCACCCAGGACAACGGCCTGTTTTACCGCTGGATCCTGAACAGTTTCCTGTACGCCGGAGTAGGCGCAGTATTCGGCGGGCTCATCTCCGTGATGGCCGGTTACGCGTTTGATAAGTTCCGGTTCCGTTTCAAGAACCAGCTCTTTGCCTTCGTCCTGGTCGGGGTGCTGATTCCGAACACCGCAACTGTTCTTCCCCTCTACCTGCTGGCTTCCACGGTGAATGCCACCAACACTATTTGGGCGATGATCCTGCCTGCACTCTGCAATCCGTTCAGCGTTTATCTGGCCCGCGTGTTCTCAGCGTCCTACATTCCGGACGAAACTCTCGAAGCCGCCCGCGTTGACGGTGCGGGTTCCATCCGGTCATTCATCTCAATCTCATTGCCGATGATCATGCCGGGTTTCATCACTATTGCGTTGTTCCAGTTCGTGAACGTCTGGAATAACTACATGCTTCCCCTGGTAATGCTGTCCAGCCAGGAGCTTTTCCCCGTAAGTTTGGGTATGGCTACCTGGCAGGGCTATACAACGCTTCTACCTGATTACGTACCCATGGTGATTACGGGCTCGCTGCTCTCGATCATCCCGCTGATCGCTGCTTTCATCATGTTGCAGCGGTTCTGGAAAGCCGGTCTTTCGGCAGGGAGCATCAAATGA
- a CDS encoding hydroxyacid dehydrogenase, with amino-acid sequence MSLNVAFSMGEDVFARIFPPQRRAHLGSSLPVLADEPLTTFRSPLADAVLPGVGVLITGWGAPMVDEAVLDRAPKLRYVIHAGGSVKHHLDAACWARGIEVSTAATANAVPVAEYTVAAILMANKKVLQLNAALKSTRGHINPDAMFPEMGNFEKRVGLVGASRIGRHVIELLKPYALEVVVADPYLDAAVARDLGVTLVELDELASTSDVISLHAPSLASTHNLISERVIGLMKPGATFINTARGELVDQDALIRRLCKQDLYAILDVTTPWDLPADNQLYDLPNVLLTPHAAGSLGTELQRLAVTAIEEANRVAEGGELVHRVAVEDLLLMA; translated from the coding sequence ATGAGTCTCAACGTCGCGTTCAGCATGGGCGAGGATGTTTTCGCCCGGATCTTTCCTCCGCAGAGGCGGGCACATCTCGGCTCCAGCCTCCCGGTGCTCGCTGATGAACCCCTCACTACCTTCCGCTCGCCCCTGGCGGACGCTGTGCTGCCCGGGGTGGGGGTCCTGATCACGGGTTGGGGTGCTCCCATGGTGGATGAAGCCGTGCTGGACCGGGCACCGAAGCTGCGGTACGTCATCCATGCCGGTGGTTCAGTGAAGCACCATCTGGATGCCGCCTGCTGGGCCCGGGGTATCGAAGTGAGCACGGCTGCTACCGCCAACGCCGTACCCGTGGCCGAGTACACCGTCGCGGCCATCCTCATGGCGAACAAGAAGGTGCTGCAGCTCAACGCCGCCCTGAAGTCGACAAGGGGTCATATCAATCCGGATGCCATGTTCCCGGAGATGGGCAACTTCGAGAAGCGCGTGGGTCTGGTTGGCGCATCTCGCATCGGCCGGCACGTGATCGAGCTCCTGAAACCCTACGCGCTTGAGGTGGTGGTAGCCGATCCTTACCTTGATGCTGCTGTTGCGCGGGATTTGGGGGTCACCCTCGTGGAGTTGGACGAACTGGCTTCCACGAGTGATGTCATCTCCCTCCATGCCCCGTCCCTGGCCTCAACGCACAACCTGATCAGCGAGCGGGTCATCGGGTTGATGAAGCCCGGCGCTACGTTCATCAACACGGCGCGGGGCGAGCTGGTTGACCAGGATGCCCTCATCCGGCGTCTGTGCAAGCAAGACCTGTACGCCATCCTCGATGTCACCACGCCGTGGGATCTGCCGGCCGACAATCAGCTGTATGACCTTCCGAATGTACTGCTGACACCGCACGCCGCGGGTTCGCTGGGTACGGAACTGCAGCGCCTGGCGGTCACCGCAATCGAGGAAGCGAATCGCGTGGCCGAGGGAGGCGAACTGGTCCACCGTGTTGCCGTGGAGGACCTGTTGCTCATGGCCTAG
- a CDS encoding GNAT family N-acetyltransferase translates to MGRGYGTEATRAVVMHAFDVVGVHRIGLEVYAFNPRAQRVYEKCGFRMEGRRRDALYWDGEWIDAIMMGLLAADPRSTMT, encoded by the coding sequence CTGGGTAGGGGCTACGGCACAGAGGCGACCCGCGCCGTCGTCATGCACGCGTTCGATGTGGTTGGTGTACACCGCATCGGTCTTGAGGTTTACGCCTTCAATCCACGTGCGCAGCGTGTTTATGAGAAGTGCGGCTTCCGGATGGAGGGCCGCCGGCGGGACGCGCTCTACTGGGACGGCGAGTGGATCGATGCCATCATGATGGGTCTGCTCGCCGCAGACCCGCGTTCTACGATGACTTAG
- the glsA gene encoding glutaminase A, producing MESPIERYLQRIHQEISSLKDGKPYSTIPAMANVNPDNFGICLTTVDGYIYEVGDTREEFSIQSISKPFTYGLALADLGLEAVDEKVDVEPSGDSFNEMSLAEGTGRPSNAMINAGALTATSLIKGSGGNARFKRVLNTYSAFAGRQLTVNNEIFESELEHGHRNRALAHLLRSFNIIEDDPTPVLEDYFRQCSVLVNCLDLSIMAATLANSGRNPMTDKQVMEIVPIERVLSVMTTCGMYDDAGAWISTVGMPAKSGVGGGTIAVLPGQVGLAVYSPPLDEHGSSVRGMATSQRLSRDMELHFVRAARTGKSAIRSTYDITASPSGIRRNDEAMEILRNHGHRARVIELNGDLLFAGTESMVRELSALEENVELVILDLRRVDEVADVSLRLLAEARENLVEDGRELVLIDSEGTLAETFEDVDRDVPTFDTRTAAVEWCENQLITRYGDELSLPSRVDIAECPALNPLSTDDVRKLAERMEPREYQDGEVVRRIGQRFGGVFFILAGKITTSVAGPTGHRVKLTTLSAGMTFGELALGSDDRQETTVKAAGNVEVMVLTAEAISRLESEDQRLALELWKALTRDAYTRVDLYLRETAIRIRD from the coding sequence ATGGAATCGCCGATCGAACGTTACCTGCAGAGGATCCATCAGGAGATTTCAAGCCTCAAGGACGGAAAGCCTTACAGCACCATTCCGGCGATGGCCAACGTCAATCCCGACAACTTCGGCATCTGCCTTACTACGGTGGATGGATACATCTACGAGGTGGGAGACACTCGGGAAGAGTTCAGCATCCAGTCCATCTCTAAGCCGTTCACCTACGGGCTTGCACTGGCGGACCTCGGTCTTGAGGCGGTGGACGAGAAGGTTGACGTAGAGCCGTCCGGGGACTCGTTCAACGAGATGTCGCTGGCCGAGGGTACCGGACGCCCCTCCAACGCGATGATCAATGCGGGGGCACTGACCGCCACCTCGCTCATCAAAGGGTCCGGCGGTAACGCACGCTTCAAACGCGTCCTCAACACGTATTCGGCTTTTGCCGGGCGTCAGCTGACCGTGAACAACGAGATCTTCGAATCGGAGTTGGAGCATGGGCACCGCAACCGGGCCCTTGCCCATCTGTTGAGGTCCTTCAACATCATTGAGGATGACCCCACTCCGGTTCTCGAGGATTACTTCCGCCAATGCTCGGTTTTGGTTAACTGTCTGGACCTGTCGATCATGGCCGCAACACTGGCGAACAGCGGCCGGAACCCGATGACGGACAAACAGGTGATGGAAATAGTGCCTATTGAGCGCGTGCTTTCCGTGATGACCACCTGTGGAATGTACGACGACGCCGGAGCCTGGATCAGCACGGTTGGCATGCCTGCCAAGAGCGGCGTGGGTGGCGGTACGATCGCGGTGCTCCCTGGTCAGGTGGGGCTCGCCGTCTATTCACCGCCGCTGGACGAACATGGCAGCAGCGTGCGCGGCATGGCGACCAGCCAGCGGCTCTCCCGCGACATGGAACTGCACTTTGTGCGTGCTGCCCGCACCGGTAAATCGGCGATCCGTTCCACTTATGACATCACCGCGTCGCCGTCGGGTATCCGCCGCAATGACGAGGCCATGGAGATTCTTCGCAACCATGGCCACCGTGCCAGGGTCATCGAGTTGAACGGTGACCTCCTCTTCGCCGGAACGGAGTCGATGGTCCGCGAGTTGAGCGCGCTGGAAGAAAACGTCGAGCTGGTGATTCTGGACCTCCGCCGGGTGGATGAAGTTGCAGATGTGTCGCTGCGCCTGCTTGCAGAAGCCCGGGAGAATCTGGTTGAGGACGGACGGGAACTCGTCCTGATTGACAGTGAAGGCACCCTTGCCGAAACCTTTGAGGACGTCGACCGCGACGTACCGACCTTCGACACCCGAACCGCCGCCGTCGAGTGGTGTGAGAATCAGCTGATCACCAGATATGGCGACGAACTGAGCCTGCCGAGCCGCGTGGACATCGCCGAATGCCCGGCGCTGAACCCGCTGAGCACCGACGACGTGAGGAAACTGGCCGAGCGGATGGAACCGCGCGAGTACCAGGACGGCGAGGTGGTCCGCCGCATTGGGCAGCGGTTCGGTGGCGTGTTCTTCATCCTGGCCGGAAAAATCACCACCTCCGTGGCAGGTCCAACGGGCCACCGCGTCAAACTCACTACCCTCAGCGCAGGCATGACCTTCGGCGAACTGGCCCTCGGCAGCGATGACCGTCAGGAAACCACGGTGAAGGCCGCCGGCAATGTCGAAGTAATGGTGCTCACAGCGGAGGCGATATCGCGCTTGGAGTCGGAGGACCAGCGGCTTGCACTCGAACTATGGAAGGCCCTCACGCGGGACGCCTACACCCGGGTTGACCTATACCTTCGGGAGACCGCGATACGGATCCGGGACTAA
- a CDS encoding adenosine deaminase, whose translation MSLLPTAELHLHIEGTLEPELILALAERNGIELPYANLEDLRAQYQFTDLQSFLNLYYENMAVLQTEQDFADMTRAYLRRAAAAGVRHAEVMMDPQAHLSRGITLETCVNGVASALATSEEQFGVSTELIAAFLRDEPAEEALAVLENLLAMDAPIIGIGLDSAEVGNPPRDFVALYERAHAAGLKCIAHAGEEGPPEYIREALDLLKVARIDHGIRCLEDENLVERLVEDQTPLTVCPLSNVRLRTVDTLTDHPLPQMLERGLNVSVNSDDPAYFGGYMDENFNQLQGTFAFDANQLAQLARNSVRSAFITDARRRELLAEIGAWQIESRGRLEVPTSADHRR comes from the coding sequence ATGTCACTGCTGCCCACTGCCGAATTGCACCTGCATATTGAAGGAACGCTGGAGCCTGAGCTGATCCTTGCGCTTGCAGAACGCAACGGTATCGAACTGCCATACGCCAACCTTGAGGATTTGCGCGCACAGTACCAATTCACGGACCTGCAGTCCTTCTTGAACCTCTACTACGAGAACATGGCTGTGCTGCAGACAGAGCAGGATTTCGCGGACATGACGCGCGCCTACCTCAGGCGGGCAGCCGCGGCCGGAGTGCGGCATGCAGAGGTCATGATGGATCCGCAGGCGCATCTATCCCGTGGAATAACCCTCGAGACCTGCGTCAATGGTGTTGCTTCGGCGCTGGCGACAAGCGAGGAGCAGTTCGGCGTCAGTACTGAGTTGATAGCAGCGTTTCTGCGGGATGAGCCGGCCGAGGAGGCGTTGGCTGTGCTTGAGAACCTGCTGGCGATGGATGCGCCAATCATCGGCATCGGTCTGGATTCAGCCGAAGTGGGCAACCCGCCGCGGGACTTTGTTGCGCTCTACGAGCGGGCACATGCGGCCGGCCTCAAATGCATTGCCCATGCGGGAGAGGAGGGCCCGCCGGAATATATCCGCGAAGCACTCGACCTATTGAAAGTTGCTCGCATAGACCACGGCATCCGCTGTTTGGAGGACGAAAACCTGGTGGAGCGACTGGTTGAGGATCAGACCCCGCTGACCGTCTGTCCTTTATCCAACGTGCGGCTTCGGACGGTCGATACGCTGACCGATCACCCTTTGCCCCAAATGCTGGAACGCGGCTTGAACGTGTCGGTGAATTCCGACGATCCTGCGTACTTCGGGGGATATATGGACGAGAATTTCAACCAGCTTCAGGGCACCTTCGCATTCGATGCCAACCAGTTGGCGCAGCTTGCCAGGAACTCTGTGCGCTCAGCCTTCATCACTGACGCGCGCCGACGCGAACTGCTCGCCGAAATTGGGGCTTGGCAGATAGAGTCTCGCGGTCGGTTGGAGGTTCCTACTTCCGCCGACCACCGTCGATGA
- a CDS encoding ABC transporter permease yields the protein MSLVVQCLILATVLSVAIAALVYRSGALTSLANSVSAVGLTIPSFALIGLLIAPFGFGVTPAVIVVTFFATLPILRNAVVGLTGIDKGVVESARGIGMSRVRTLVQVELPMAWPVILAGIRVSAQMVMGIAAITAYSLGPGLGGFIFSGLSRLGGANAVESVVTGVVAVIILALILDLLLVGLGRITTPRGIRV from the coding sequence ATGAGCCTGGTGGTGCAGTGCCTCATCCTTGCCACGGTCCTCTCCGTGGCAATTGCAGCGCTGGTGTATCGCAGCGGCGCTTTGACGTCACTGGCCAACAGTGTGTCTGCCGTCGGGCTAACCATTCCGTCCTTCGCGCTGATTGGTCTGCTCATCGCACCCTTCGGTTTCGGTGTGACACCGGCGGTGATCGTTGTGACCTTCTTCGCCACACTGCCGATCCTGCGTAACGCCGTCGTCGGCCTCACCGGGATCGACAAGGGCGTCGTTGAATCCGCGCGCGGTATCGGCATGAGCAGGGTCCGCACGCTGGTCCAGGTGGAGCTTCCCATGGCCTGGCCCGTGATCCTGGCAGGAATCCGGGTTTCCGCGCAGATGGTCATGGGCATCGCAGCCATCACCGCCTACTCGCTGGGCCCGGGACTCGGCGGCTTCATCTTCTCTGGCCTGTCCCGGCTTGGCGGCGCGAACGCCGTCGAATCCGTGGTCACCGGCGTCGTCGCCGTGATCATTCTTGCCCTCATCCTTGACCTTCTACTCGTCGGCCTCGGCCGCATCACAACCCCGCGAGGTATCCGTGTCTGA
- a CDS encoding ATP-binding cassette domain-containing protein gives MSETIQKPDNTGPASTGNAVTGASILLDKVTKRYPGQEKPAVDGLTMEIPAGKIVMLVGPSGCGKTTTLKMINRLIEPTEGRIVLDEDDVTDIDGDALRRRIGYVIQAGGLFPHMTVATNIGIVPKMLGWSKEKIAARVDELLELVSLDPATYRDRFPKELSGGQQQRIGVARALAADPPVLLMDEPFGAVDPITRQRLQDELLNIQEELQKTIVCVTHDFDEAVKLGDWIAIFTEGAQLVQYDTPERILADPANEFVENFIGSGAGLKQLTLTRVNEVELADAVVANIGDLGSDVLSRLDEAGHDHAVVVDSRRRPIQWLTRRQLSRLERVNDDVDAKLPVVGDRATLNDALDTMLVSSAGAALVTGRRDAFLGVIDVETVMDAITRAHKQAMTAHSDGRPVGINTGTLDAVQAQSASVGERPGE, from the coding sequence GTGTCTGAGACCATCCAGAAGCCCGACAACACAGGTCCCGCAAGTACGGGAAATGCCGTCACCGGCGCAAGCATCCTGCTCGACAAGGTGACCAAACGCTACCCCGGCCAGGAAAAGCCCGCCGTAGACGGCCTCACCATGGAGATCCCGGCGGGCAAGATCGTAATGCTGGTCGGTCCGTCCGGTTGCGGCAAGACGACCACGCTGAAGATGATCAACCGGCTGATCGAGCCGACCGAGGGCCGCATAGTCCTTGACGAGGATGACGTCACCGACATCGACGGCGACGCGCTCCGCCGGCGCATCGGTTACGTCATCCAGGCCGGCGGTTTGTTCCCGCACATGACGGTGGCCACGAACATCGGGATTGTCCCCAAGATGCTGGGCTGGAGCAAGGAGAAGATCGCGGCTCGCGTCGACGAACTCCTCGAACTGGTCTCCCTTGACCCCGCCACCTACCGCGACCGCTTCCCGAAAGAACTCTCGGGAGGTCAGCAGCAGCGCATTGGCGTAGCCCGCGCGCTAGCAGCGGACCCTCCGGTCCTGCTGATGGACGAACCTTTTGGGGCGGTTGACCCGATCACCCGGCAGCGGCTGCAGGATGAGCTCCTCAACATCCAGGAAGAGCTGCAGAAGACAATTGTCTGCGTCACCCACGACTTCGATGAGGCCGTAAAGCTCGGCGACTGGATCGCCATCTTCACCGAGGGCGCGCAGCTGGTCCAGTACGACACGCCGGAGCGGATCCTCGCGGATCCCGCCAACGAGTTCGTCGAGAACTTCATCGGTTCCGGCGCTGGCCTGAAGCAGCTCACCCTCACACGGGTCAACGAGGTTGAGTTGGCCGACGCGGTCGTCGCCAATATCGGCGACCTCGGGAGCGATGTGCTCTCCCGCCTCGATGAGGCAGGCCACGACCACGCCGTCGTCGTCGATTCGCGACGCCGGCCCATCCAGTGGCTCACCCGTCGGCAGCTCTCGCGCCTTGAGCGGGTGAACGACGACGTCGACGCCAAGCTTCCTGTGGTCGGTGACCGCGCCACCCTGAACGATGCGCTGGACACCATGCTGGTTTCGAGCGCGGGTGCCGCGCTCGTGACCGGCCGACGCGATGCGTTTCTTGGCGTGATCGACGTCGAAACGGTCATGGACGCCATCACCCGGGCGCACAAGCAGGCCATGACGGCGCACTCCGACGGGCGTCCGGTGGGCATCAACACCGGCACGCTCGACGCCGTTCAAGCGCAGTCTGCTTCAGTGGGGGAGCGCCCGGGTGAGTGA
- a CDS encoding ABC transporter permease — protein MSQLLGILAVFAAVVVWLLTADLSDTELITLAPDSLLGNALDHLVLTAVSALITLLIAIPLGILLTRTAFRRFTGPVLAVANIGQAAPAIGLVVLLAMAIGFGFTAAMIALVLYAILPVLRNTMVGITQVDQRLVEAGRGMGMSAAAVLFKVELPLAVPVMLAGIRTALVLLVGSASLAAFINGGGMGILIITGVNLSLTTVLIAGSILVALLALFVDWIGRVVEHVARPKGL, from the coding sequence ATCTCCCAGTTGCTGGGCATCCTCGCGGTGTTTGCAGCGGTGGTGGTCTGGCTCCTGACAGCCGATCTGTCGGACACCGAATTGATCACCCTTGCACCGGACAGCCTGCTCGGAAATGCGCTGGATCACCTGGTTCTGACCGCTGTATCCGCCCTCATCACGCTTTTGATCGCGATTCCGCTCGGGATCCTGCTCACGCGCACGGCCTTTCGACGCTTCACAGGCCCCGTGCTCGCGGTGGCGAATATCGGCCAGGCGGCACCGGCTATCGGCCTCGTTGTGCTGCTGGCCATGGCTATTGGATTCGGTTTCACCGCCGCGATGATTGCACTGGTCCTCTATGCGATCCTGCCCGTCCTGCGGAACACCATGGTTGGCATTACGCAGGTCGACCAGCGTCTGGTTGAGGCAGGTCGCGGGATGGGGATGAGCGCCGCCGCCGTGCTGTTCAAGGTGGAGCTGCCCCTGGCCGTACCGGTGATGCTTGCGGGCATCCGGACCGCCCTGGTGCTGCTGGTGGGTAGCGCCTCGCTGGCGGCCTTCATCAATGGCGGCGGCATGGGGATTCTCATCATCACGGGTGTGAACCTCAGCCTCACCACCGTCCTGATCGCCGGGTCCATTCTGGTGGCCCTGCTTGCACTGTTTGTCGACTGGATCGGGCGCGTGGTCGAACACGTCGCCCGGCCGAAGGGACTCTAG